One part of the Phycisphaeraceae bacterium genome encodes these proteins:
- a CDS encoding PilZ domain-containing protein: MTSGNEHLVVRQHDRHECQVAVEVAVSSEHARKVVLSRTVGDGAGTIQVTMVDISSGGLGLSSNVFLPKGCHLDVRLIRADDQAGGSKSARTIFETRVRIQRTAMVDKSPTYYIGTAFISDDPVEESQRRALMEQIRNGALSAGEAGAHV, encoded by the coding sequence ATGACGTCCGGTAACGAACATTTGGTCGTCCGTCAGCATGACCGGCATGAGTGCCAGGTCGCCGTTGAGGTTGCGGTTTCGTCGGAGCACGCTCGCAAGGTGGTGCTCTCACGGACCGTGGGGGATGGCGCTGGCACGATTCAGGTGACCATGGTTGACATCAGTTCGGGCGGGCTCGGGCTCTCGTCGAACGTCTTCCTCCCCAAGGGGTGTCACCTCGACGTCCGCCTGATACGAGCCGACGACCAGGCCGGCGGATCGAAGTCCGCCCGGACGATCTTCGAGACCCGCGTGCGGATCCAGCGCACGGCGATGGTCGACAAGTCGCCTACGTACTACATCGGGACGGCGTTCATCAGCGACGATCCCGTCGAGGAATCCCAGCGCCGGGCGCTGATGGAGCAGATCCGAAACGGCGCGCTCTCGGCGGGAGAGGCGGGTGCGCATGTTTAG